CCAGTGGCGAGTCACGTTCGCCATGGCAAGGCAGTTCCGCGATGCGGTGAACCGCCACGGCGGCGACGTGACTGTCGTGCACCTGCCCGAGATCGGTGTTCGCGGCAATACGCACTTCCCCATGTCGGATCTCAACAATGTCCAGATCGCCGACCTTCTGTCTCGGTTTCTCACGCAGCAGGGGCTGGATTGAACCTCCAGGAGAAACTCCCATGAACGTGCTCGCCGCGGCCATCCTCTCCCTGTTTCTCGCCGCTTCCGCATCCGCTCAAACCATCACCATCGCTCGGCGCGGCACGCAGCCGTCGCGGCAGGGGCCCGTCGACAACTTCACCGGCTCCGTCCGCGTCGACCCGCTGTTTCAGGCCAGCGATCCGGCGCGGGCGATGGGCGCGCTCGTCACGTTCGAGGCGGGCGCGCGATCGGCATGGCACAGCCATCCGCTTGGCCAGGTCCTCATCGTCACCGCCGGAACCGGGCGCGTGCAGCAGTGGGACGGACGGGTCGACGAGATCCGGCAGGGGGACGTCGTCCGCATTCCGCCGAACGTGAAGCACTGGCATGGAGCGGCGCCGACAACGTCGATGGCGCATATTGCCATCGTGGAACAGCTCGATGGCAAGAGCACCGATTGGCTGGAGAAGGTCACCGAGGAGCAATACCGCATGTCCATCCGGGGACCCTCCACGCCTCACGCATCACCGCAAACCGCGCAACCGACGCCCGCCCAGAAACTGATCGGCGACTTCTCGCCGAAGCTGGTCGAGCTGACCGACGAAGTGCTCTTCGGCGATGTGTGGACACGCCCGCAGCTCTCACCTCGCGACCGCAGCCTCGTGACGGTCAGCGCGCTCATCGCCATGAACCGTCCCGACCAGCTCCGCTCGCACTTTGCGCGCGCCCGCGACAACGGCGTGACGCAAGAGGAACTGGTCGAGACGATCACGCACCTCGCCTTCTATGCCGGCTGGCCGAGTGCAATCACCGCCGTGACCGTGGCCAAAGACGTCTTCGAAAAGAAATGAAGATCTTCAAGTAGCCACGGACCGGTCCGCAGCCCGTCGATCTTCGACACCGCCGAAGCGTATGGTCCGTTCACGAACGAGAAGCGGGTGGGTGAAGCCTTGGCGTCGGTCCGAGACCAGGTGGCGATCACCACCAAGTTCGGCTGGGACATCGACCCGGAGACAGGGAAGCGTCATGCCGGTCTGAACAGCCGTCCTGATCATATCAAGGTTACGACCGAGGGGATGCACGCGGTGCAGCCGGTCACCGCCGTCCAGAGTGAATACTCGCTCTGGACGAGGTCTCCACGGTCGAGCCAACATCGATGACCGGATACGATTGGCTGTAATCATAGAACAGTGCGCCCTATCCTCTCTCCACTGTCGATCTGGGCTGATAGGCTCTGGTGCGTGAGCCTCTTCCCTACCACTCTGCCCGAACCTGACTTCACTCCACTGCGCGGGGGGCCCGTGCTGCGCTGGGGGGTTCTCGCCCCCGGCCGGATCGCGGGGGGCTTCGTCTGGGCACTTCACCACCACACCGGCCAGCGCGTGCACGCCGTGGCGTCTCGCGATCTCGAGCGCGCGCGGGGCTTTGCGGCGAAATACGGAGTCCCGCGTGCCTATGGCTCCTACGAGGAACTCGTCGCCGATCCCGGCATCGACATCGTCTACGTGGCATCTCCGCACAGTGAGCACAAGCGGCAGGCCCTTCTCGCCATTGCCGCGGGGAAACACGTGCTCGTGGAGAAGCCCCTCGCCCTCAATGCCGCCGAGGCGCGTGAGATCGCGGGCGCCGCGCGCGCGGCGAGGGTCTTTGCCATGGAGGCGATGTGGTCTCGCTTCTTCCCGCGGACGGCTCTCCTCGGTCGACTGCTGCGGGACGGCGTGCTCGGGGACATCCGTCTCGTCACGGCGGACTTCGGGGGCCGCTTCGACTTCGACCCCGAGGGCCGCATCTTCAACCCGGCGCTCGGTGGCGGGGCCCTTCTCGATATCGGGATCTATCCCATCTGGTTCGCGCACTTCGTGCTCGGCGCGCCCACGCGGGTGCTCGCCACCGGCGAGCTCGCCCAGACGGGCGTGGACGGTCAATCCGCCCTCGTGCTGAGCACGGACACGAACGCGCAGGCGCTCCTGCACACGACGCTCTTTGCCAACACGCCCATCCAGGCGGCCGTCAGCGGCACGCTCGCGCGCATCCACGTGGATGCGCCGTTCATCGCTCCCGGCGGCTTCACGCTGATTTCCCATACCTCGGATGCCCGGCTCCACTGGAACGACTCGTCCGATGTGCGCGAGAGCGAGGGCCTTGCCTATCAAGCCTCGGCGGTCGCTCAGCACATCGCGGACGGCCTCACCGAGTCACCGTTGCATCCGCTCGACTTCACCATCGCCGTGCTCGAGACGATCGACACGGCGCGGCGGCAGGTGGGCTACCCACCGTGAGCCCGACAAGACAATGCGCAGCACGGTCGCGCTGGGATGGCGCTCCTCGGGCCGCTTCCACTTCCTACAGGATGTTGGAGCCCCCCGGTTTGCGGCGTGACCTTCTTCCACGATCTGGCATACGGGTCTGGTCTTGCCATCGCTCCCATGGCGGTGTGCCCCCGAAGGCCACCGCGAGGCGGTCGATGAACAAACGCGCTTTTTGAGGAACGTGCTTTGCGGTGGGCGTGACGGCATGCAGCGGCAACTCGGGGCTGTTGAACGAAGGCAACACCTGGACCAGTTCACCCCGCTGGAGATGCTGCGCGAACACGAAGCTCGGCGCGTAGGCCACGCCGAAGCCCGCCAGGGTCACCTCGAGCATCATGGACGTGTTGTTGGCATTGAAGCGGCAGGGGCGCGAAAGGCGTGTCGAACGGCCGTCGCTTGCAGTGAATGTCCACGGGGGTGTCGACACCTCGCCGATGTAGCCAATCCGGGCATGAACTCCCAACTCCTGCGGCGACTCTGGCGTCCCAGCCCGTTCGAGATAGGCCGGCGCGGCGCAGGCGATCAGGCGGCAACTGGCCAGACGCCGGGCCACCAGTCCGGAGTCCGGCAATTGCCCGATTCGAATGGCAAGATCCAGTCCGTCCTCAACCAAGTCGACGAAGCGGTCCTGCAGATGGATCGCGACGCTCACACCCGGGAAGTCGTCCAGATACTGGGCCACAAGCGGGCCAAGGTACATGGCGCCGAAGTTGACGGGCGCAGCGATGCGCAGCGTTCCCCGAGGAGTTGCATGCGCCTCTGCAGCGTCGCTGCCCGCTTCCTCCAACTCTTCGAGGACACGCTTGCATGTCGTGAAATACGCATGGCCAGCATCGGTCAGGCTGAGTCGCCGTGTGGTGCGCTGCACGAGGCGTGCCGGAAGCGCTTCCTCCAACGCAGACAAATAACGGCCTGCCATCACGGCAGAAATTCCGAAGCGCCGGGCGGCCGACGCAATGCTGCCTTCCTCGATCGCCGCCACGAAGACGGCCATGCTGAGCAATCGATCCATGCCTGTTCTCACTATGTACTGGCAGTACTGACTGTACGGAGAGAGGCGGGTCTTATCAATCTGATTGACGCAAACAACAATCTAGACCCAGGCGACGGCGGTGTTTGCCGTCACCGTCAACCGAAAGGCCAGGTCATGAAAGTTGCAGCGAACGGAATCAACATCAACGTCACGCAGGAAGGGTCTGGAGACACAACGCTCGTCTTCCTTCATTACTGGGGCGGATCGTCGCTCGCGTGGTCTCAGGTCATCTCGCGGCTGTCGAGCACGTTCCGATGCGTCGCTCTCGATGGCCGCGGGCAGGGCGGCTCGGACGCTCCTCGTGACGGCTACAGCGCGGTCGACCTCGCCGACGACGTACTGGGCGTCGTGCGGGAACTTGAGATCGACAACTACGTCGTCATCGGCCATTCGATGGGCGGCAAGACGGCCCAGGTCGTCGCGTCGCGTCGCCCGGCCGGCTTGCGCGGAATCGCGCTGATTGCGTCCTCGCCGCCGTCTCCAATGCCCATCGGCGACGAGCAGCGTGCGCAGATGAAGATGGCCTACGCGAATCGTGATTCGGTCAACTGGACGCTCGACAACGTCCTGATCGGCAGCCCGACATCATCGCAGGCGCGGGAACAAGCGGTCGTGGACGCGCTGGGTGTCAGCCAACCGGCAGTACTCGGCTGGATCGACACCGGCACGCGCGAGGACTTCAGTCGGGAGGTGGCATCCATCGACGTTCCCACAGTCATCGTCACGGGGGAACTCGATCGCGTCGACCCAATCGACGTCGTTCGCGGACACATCGTCCCCCATTTCAAGGACGCGCCGCTCCACGTGATTCCTGGAAGGGGACACTTGCTGCCGATCGAGGCGCCTGGCGAAATCGCCGACATCCTTCGGGAATTTGCAGCAGGCTTGTGACTTGCGACGAGCGCAGCCCATCACCGGATGACGGTCTCTTTCTGACGTCCACTCGCCTGCCCGGACTGCCTTTCGGGGGCGATCACAATCCCCGCCGATTCCCCCCCAATCCCCGCTCTGCCGGGGAGGACACCCCAGAGGCATCCTCTGCTTGAACTCACAAACGCCCGCCCCTCCCGGGTCGGCCGGGGATGCCATGCAGTCACACGATCACTCACACCCGCAGCAAGAGGCTTCCGCGCGAAAGTTCGGAGCCGAGCGCGCCGCCCAGTACGATGCCCAAGCCACGACCTGGTTCATCGGCGCCCAGGCGATGCACGAGGCCATCTCCACCGTGATGGCGGCCACGCTGGAAGGTCAGGACACGGCGTCCCTGCTCTGCGTGGGCGTGGGCACGGGACAGGACGTGCTGCCCTACGCGAAACAAGGGGCGCCGGGCTGGCGCTTCACAGGTGTGGATCCCTCCCCCGACATGCTGGCGGTCGCGCGGAAGCAGCTCGCCGCCGCCGGACTCCTGGAGCGGACACAGTTGCACGTCGGCTTCTTGGACTCCCTGCCTCCCGGCCCCTTGTTCGATGGAGCGGAGATGATTGGCGTGCTCCACCATGTGGCGAGTGAGGAGGGCCGTCTGGCCCTGCTGCGCGAAGTAGTACGGCGGCTCAAGCCAGGGGCACCCTTCATTCTGGGCTGCCGCATCGGGTTCGACCCCGTGCTCACAGCCGTTGAGGAGTATCGGCTCCGGCACGCCGGGGCTCCCCCCGAGTTCCTATCGAACTTCGCCCGGGGCCTCGCGACCCTTCAGGCCCCCGAGTCCGAGGCTGCGCTCGCCGCGCTGCTCGGCCGGGCGGGGCTGGAGCCCCCACGTCAGATCTTCGCCGCGATGCAATTCAGGGTGTTCCTGACGCGCCCATCGCCTTGAGCCGGGCCTCGGCATTGCCTTTGCCCGGCCCGAATGCCAACGGCTTTGCGGAACCGAGGCGCCAA
This genomic window from Stigmatella ashevillena contains:
- a CDS encoding aldo/keto reductase, producing the protein MFDTAEAYGPFTNEKRVGEALASVRDQVAITTKFGWDIDPETGKRHAGLNSRPDHIKVTTEGMHAVQPVTAVQSEYSLWTRSPRSSQHR
- a CDS encoding class I SAM-dependent methyltransferase; this translates as MQSHDHSHPQQEASARKFGAERAAQYDAQATTWFIGAQAMHEAISTVMAATLEGQDTASLLCVGVGTGQDVLPYAKQGAPGWRFTGVDPSPDMLAVARKQLAAAGLLERTQLHVGFLDSLPPGPLFDGAEMIGVLHHVASEEGRLALLREVVRRLKPGAPFILGCRIGFDPVLTAVEEYRLRHAGAPPEFLSNFARGLATLQAPESEAALAALLGRAGLEPPRQIFAAMQFRVFLTRPSP
- a CDS encoding Gfo/Idh/MocA family protein gives rise to the protein MSLFPTTLPEPDFTPLRGGPVLRWGVLAPGRIAGGFVWALHHHTGQRVHAVASRDLERARGFAAKYGVPRAYGSYEELVADPGIDIVYVASPHSEHKRQALLAIAAGKHVLVEKPLALNAAEAREIAGAARAARVFAMEAMWSRFFPRTALLGRLLRDGVLGDIRLVTADFGGRFDFDPEGRIFNPALGGGALLDIGIYPIWFAHFVLGAPTRVLATGELAQTGVDGQSALVLSTDTNAQALLHTTLFANTPIQAAVSGTLARIHVDAPFIAPGGFTLISHTSDARLHWNDSSDVRESEGLAYQASAVAQHIADGLTESPLHPLDFTIAVLETIDTARRQVGYPP
- a CDS encoding alpha/beta fold hydrolase, which gives rise to MKVAANGININVTQEGSGDTTLVFLHYWGGSSLAWSQVISRLSSTFRCVALDGRGQGGSDAPRDGYSAVDLADDVLGVVRELEIDNYVVIGHSMGGKTAQVVASRRPAGLRGIALIASSPPSPMPIGDEQRAQMKMAYANRDSVNWTLDNVLIGSPTSSQAREQAVVDALGVSQPAVLGWIDTGTREDFSREVASIDVPTVIVTGELDRVDPIDVVRGHIVPHFKDAPLHVIPGRGHLLPIEAPGEIADILREFAAGL
- a CDS encoding LysR family transcriptional regulator, with the protein product MDRLLSMAVFVAAIEEGSIASAARRFGISAVMAGRYLSALEEALPARLVQRTTRRLSLTDAGHAYFTTCKRVLEELEEAGSDAAEAHATPRGTLRIAAPVNFGAMYLGPLVAQYLDDFPGVSVAIHLQDRFVDLVEDGLDLAIRIGQLPDSGLVARRLASCRLIACAAPAYLERAGTPESPQELGVHARIGYIGEVSTPPWTFTASDGRSTRLSRPCRFNANNTSMMLEVTLAGFGVAYAPSFVFAQHLQRGELVQVLPSFNSPELPLHAVTPTAKHVPQKARLFIDRLAVAFGGTPPWERWQDQTRMPDRGRRSRRKPGGSNIL
- a CDS encoding (R)-mandelonitrile lyase, whose amino-acid sequence is MNVLAAAILSLFLAASASAQTITIARRGTQPSRQGPVDNFTGSVRVDPLFQASDPARAMGALVTFEAGARSAWHSHPLGQVLIVTAGTGRVQQWDGRVDEIRQGDVVRIPPNVKHWHGAAPTTSMAHIAIVEQLDGKSTDWLEKVTEEQYRMSIRGPSTPHASPQTAQPTPAQKLIGDFSPKLVELTDEVLFGDVWTRPQLSPRDRSLVTVSALIAMNRPDQLRSHFARARDNGVTQEELVETITHLAFYAGWPSAITAVTVAKDVFEKK